Proteins co-encoded in one Myripristis murdjan chromosome 4, fMyrMur1.1, whole genome shotgun sequence genomic window:
- the ano8b gene encoding anoctamin-8, translated as MPDTGAVAAGAATAAASGATTAGDGTESSRHRHRAQGDGERAEASAAPPQTSSGVLDKLFGKRLLQAGRHIMSHKSWMKTVPTENCDVLMTFADSTDDHTLLWLLNHIRLGIPELIIQIRHHKHTRVYAFFVTATYENLLRGAEEMGLRKAVKPEFGGGARSFSCEEDYIYENIESELCFFTSQERQSIIKYWLDNLRAKQGEVLHNINFLEGQPIIPELSARGVIQQVFPLHEQRILSQLMKSWVQAVCEKQPLDDICDYFGVKIAMYFAWLGFYTTSMLYPAVIGFVLWMLTESDQTSRDICCVVFALFNVVWATLFLERWKRRGAELAYKWGTLDTPAESLEEPRPQFRGVKRCSPITGCEEFYYPPWRRRVFRWLVSLPICILCLCFVFLAMLICFELQEFVMGIKEMPRLARFIPKIMLAITVTACDEVYRKIACWLNDMENYRLQSAYEKNLIIKMVLFQFVNSYLSLFYIGFYLKDMERLKEMLATLLIIRQFLQNVKEVLQPYLYERHKLGELTLRAVWDLLLSALLKYARLAAGKAQASPTDQTMPGPGLRGTRPGVGQPERREKKCLNGGCGVPDEEEGGERDEADSGRFSEGETEEESLIDCGLKLRKVSFIEKVDRRPACSSPQIDDSFLEEGSPTMVEKGMDPASVFEMCDDDDDNGIHDVKELSGGGAGASEGITAAAAATGAAPLPSGSESSVSLRHRKRGRSVERAEPKTKRESWIDPPEERESTTLTQAEIESCMQTYEDTFQDYQEMFVQFGYVVLFSSAFPLAAMCALINNIIEIRSDAFKLCTGLQRPFGLRVESIGQWQTAMEVMGLIAIIVNCYLIGQCGQLQRLFPWLSPEMAIISIVILEHFAILLKYIIHVAIPDIPTWVGEEMAKLEYQRREAFKKHERQAQQHYQQLQRRKREEEERQRQAEHMARRERERDDSKGDSSGDHHHDKGHGSKLRPGGGGGGSGGSDKPKRPSSLLANNNVMKLKQIIPLQSKFSSGGARSPQSPTGSEPKLPGFLSFKFLKSPENKKEVAAAAASTATNTTTTALSSSSSGSGSQERSQSPSKAFNPGKLFNFGKSEGGTCVNGAQLPRQGEGSSSQGSDRQPSRSDLNGVPDEIPSPGGEGSENGHSTDLDPAGSKA; from the exons atAAGTTGTTTGGGAAGCGGCTTCTCCAGGCTGGGAGGCACATCATGTCCCATAAGTCTTGGATGAAAACGGTGCCCACAGAGAACTGTGATGTCCTCATGACATTTGCAG ACAGTACAGATGACCACACGTTGCTATGGCTACTGAACCACATCAGACTGGGAATCCCAGAGCTCATCATCCAAATCCGGCATCATAAACACACTCGTGTCTACGCATTTTTCGTCACCGCTACATATGAAAA TTTGTTGCGAGGTGCTGAGGAGATGGGACTGAGGAAAGCTGTGAAGCCAGAGTTCGGAGGAGGAGCACGCAGCTTCTCCTGTGAGGAGGACTACATCTACGAGAACATCGAGAGCGAGCTGTGCTTTTTTACCTCACAG GAAAGGCAGAGCATCATTAAGTACTGGCTGGATAATCTACGTGCCAAACAGGGGGAGGTGCTTCATAATATCAACTTCCTAGAGGGCCAGCCAATCA tCCCTGAGCTGAGTGCGCGAGGTGTGATCCAGCAGGTGTTTCCTCTACATGAGCAGAGGATCCTCAGTCAGCTGATGAAGTCTTGGGTCCAGGCCGTTTGTGAGAAACAGCCCTTAG ATGATATCTGTGACTACTTCGGGGTGAAGATCGCCATGTACTTTGCCTGGCTGGGTTTCTACACTACTTCTATGCTATATCCTGCTGTCATCGGCTTTGTTCTGTGGATGCTCACTGAGTCAGACCAG ACGAGCCGTGACATCTGCTGCGTGGTGTTTGCACTGTTCAACGTGGTGTGGGCCACCCTGTTTCTGGAGCggtggaagaggaggggagcgGAGCTTGCCTACAAGTGGGGAACACTGGACACCCCTGCTGAATCCCTGGAGGAACCACGGCCACAGTTTAGG GGAGTGAAGCGCTGCAGTCCCATCACAGGATGCGAGGAGTTTTACTATCCTCCGTGGCGGAGACGTGTGTTCAGGTGGCTGGTCAGCCTGCCCATCTGtatcctctgtctctgcttcgTCTTCCTGGCCATGCTCATCTGCTTCGAGCTACAG gagTTTGTGATGGGAATCAAGGAAATGCCTCGGCTCGCTCGCTTCATCCCCAAAATCATGCTCGCTATCACTGTGACTGCATGTGACGAGGTGTACAGGAAAATTGCCTGCTGGCTCAATGACATGG AAAACTACAGACTCCAGAGTGCCTATGAGAAAAATCTCATCATCAAAATGGTTCTT TTTCAGTTTGTAAATTCTTATCTCAGCCTTTTTTACATTGGATTCTACCTCAAAGACATGGAACGCCTGAAAGAG ATGCTGGCCACTCTGCTCATCATTCGCCAGTTCCTCCAAAATGTGAAGGAGGTGCTGCAGCCTTACCTGTATGAGCGCCACAAGCTGGGCGAGCTTACACTGCGAGCTGTGTGGGATCTGCTGCTCTCGGCGCTGCTCAAATACGCCCGGCTGGCAGCAGGAAAAGCTCAAGCCTCTCCCACCGACCAGACCATGCCGGGACCCGGCCTGAGGGGTACCAGGCCTGGTGTGGGGCAACCAGAAAGAAG GGAAAAGAAGTGTCTGAACGGGGGATGCGGGGTgcctgatgaggaggagggaggtgagagggaCGAGGCTGACAGCGGGAGGTTCAGTGaaggagagacggaggaggagagcCTGATAGACTGTGGTTTGAAGCTGAGGAAGGTCAGCTTCATAGAGAAg GTGGACAGAAGGCCGGCCTGCAGCAGTCCCCAAATAGATGATAGTTTTCTGGAGGAGGGGAGCCCCACCATGGTGGAGAAAGGAATGGACCCCGcttctgtttttgaaatgtgtgACGACGATGACGATAACGGCATCCACGATGTGAAGGAGCTGAGTGGAGGTGGGGCAGGAGCGTCTGAAGGCATcactgctgcggctgctgccaCCGGCGCTGCCCCACTGCCCTCTGGGTCTGAGAGCAGCGTGTCACTGCGACACAGGAAAAGGGGTAGGAGCGTGGAGAGGGCAGAGCCGAAGACGAAAAGGGAATCGTGGATCGACCcgcctgaagagagagagagcaccacGCTCACTCAGGCTGAGATAGAGAGCTGCATGCAGACTTATGAG GACACCTTCCAGGACTACCAGGAGATGTTTGTCCAGTTTGGCTATGTGGTGCTCttttcctctgccttccctctgGCTGCCATGTGCGCTCTCATCAACAATATCATTGAGATCCGCAGTGATGCCTTCAAGCTCTGCACTGGCCTGCAGAGGCCCTTCGGACTCAGAGTGGAGAGCATCGGCCAGTGGCAG ACTGCGATGGAAGTCATGGGCCTGATTGCCATCATAGTCAATTGTTACCTGATTGGTCAGTGTGGCCAGCTCCAGCGTCTCTTCCCCTGGCTCAGCCCTGAGATGGCCATCATCTCCATCGTCATCCTCGAG CACTTTGCCATCCTCCTGAAGTACATCATCCATGTCGCCATCCCTGACATTCCTACTTGGGTTGGAGAGGAGATGGCCAAACTAGAGTATCAGCGCAGGGAGGCCTTTAAG AAGCACGAGCGGCAGGCGCAGCAACACtaccagcagctgcagaggaggaagagggaggaggaagagaggcagaggcaggcGGAGCATATGGCCCGCAGGGAGAGGGAACGGGACGACAGTAAGGGTGACTCCTCTGGGGATCACCACCACGACAAAGGTCATGGCAGCAAACTACGCCCTGGGGGCGGGGGAGGAGGCAGTGGCGGGTCAGACAAACCCAAGAGACCCAGCTCTCTGCTGGCCAACAATAATGTGATGAAGCTGAAACAGATTATCCCACTACAGAGTAAGTTCTCCTCTGGCGGTGCCCGCTCCCCACAGTCGCCCACCGGCAGTGAGCCAAAACTCCCTGGCTTCCTGAGCTTCAAATTCCTCAAGTCACCTGAGAACAAGAAGGAAGTTGCCGCGGCCGCTGCTTCCACAGCAACCAATACCACGACGAcagcattatcatcatcatcatcaggtagCGGCTCTCAGGAGCGTTCCCAGTCACCCAGCAAAGCCTTCAACCCTGGGAAACTGTTCAACTTTGGGAAGTCAGAGGGAGGGACCTGTGTGAATGGGGCACAGCTGCCCAGACAAGGGGAAGGATCGTCCTCGCAAGGGTCCGACAGACAGCCATCCAGGTCCGACTTGAACGGGGTCCCAGACGAGATCCCCTCGCCTGGAGGGGAGGGGTCCGAGAATGGACATTCAACAGACTTGGACCCGGCAGGCTCAAAAGCCTAG
- the dda1 gene encoding DET1- and DDB1-associated protein 1, with translation MEKADFLKGLPVYNKSNFSRFHADSVCKASNRRPSVYLPTREYPSEQIIVTEKTNILLRYLHQQWDKKNAAKKREQEQGESDSPAPPRKIARTDSQEMNEDS, from the exons ATGGAAAAG GCTGATTTCCTGAAAGGGCTTCCTGTCTACAATAAGAGCAACTTCAGCAGGTTCCACGCAGACTCCGTGTGTAAAGCATCT AACCGGAGGCCCTCTGTGTACCTTCCAACCCGTGAATACCCCTCAGAGCAGA TTATTGTAACAGAGAAAACCAATATCCTCCTGCGCTACCTTCATCAGCAGTGGGACAAAAAG AATGCAGCAAAGAAGAGAGAACAGGAACAAGGTGAGAGCGACAGCCCAGCACCTCCACGGAAGATCGCCAGGACAGATAGCCAAGAGATGAATGAGGActcataa
- the abhd8b gene encoding protein ABHD8: MLTSFVDGVFCCLTGKSTNVIVPVETSEPADGFEFVEVKPGRVLRVRHIMPDRPVVEEPTGQGGSVSCKRRITVYRNGQLFIENLGDRAKTELPNCQNGETEPNCTVEVELPECNSSSPPISIPEDKTNSDTAGRDGAAEAGAGEAAAATGEADQLQQPKKRRRKPKRTVVIDCERRISCCKGTHSDVALFFIHGVGGSLDIWGNQLDFFSRLGYEVIAPDLAGHGASSAPQIAAAYTFYALAEDIRLIFKRYARRRNILVGHSYGVSFCTFLAHEYPDQVHKMVMINGGGPTALEPSLCSIFNLPTCVLHCLSPLLAWSFLKAGFARQGAKEKQLLKENNAFNVSSFVLRAMMSGQYWPEGDEVYHAELTVPILLVHGMYDKFVPIEEDQRMAEILLMAFLKVLDDGSHMIMMECPEAVNTLLHEFFLWEPETQPKKESKARPETAKARPDTTKTTCETAKVRPATAQHNSSNCGSQADSKTKK; the protein is encoded by the exons ATGCTGACCAGCTTCGTGGATGGTGTTTTTTGCTGCCTAACCGGAAAGTCAACCAACGTCATAGTTCCCGTAGAAACCTCCGAACCCGCCGACGGCTTCGAGTTTGTGGAGGTGAAACCGGGTCGGGTCCTGCGAGTCCGACACATCATGCCTGACCGGCCTGTGGTGGAGGAGCCCACTGGGCAAGGTGGGAGTGTCAGCTGCAAGCGAAGGATCACAGTGTACCGCAACGGGCAGCTGTTCATTGAGAACCTGGGCGACAGGGCCAAGACAGAGCTGCCAAACTGCCAGAACGGAGAGACGGAGCCCAACTGCACGGTAGAGGTCGAACTGCCTGAGTGCAACAGCTCCTCACCACCCATCAGCATCCCTGAAGACAAGACCAACAGTGATACAGCCGGAAGGGATGGGGCAGCTGAAGCAGGAGCAGGGGAGGCTGCGGCGGCTACTGGAGAGGCTGACCAGTTGCAGCAACCCAAGAAGCGCAGGCGGAAGCCCAAGCGCACCGTGGTGATCGACTGCGAGAGGAGGATCTCGTGCTGTAAAGGGACGCACTCGGACGTGGCACTGTTCTTCATCCACGGGGTGGGAGGCTCGCTGGATATCTGGGGAAACCAGTTGGACTTCTTTTCCCGGCTGGGTTATGAGGTGATCGCCCCTGATCTGGCAGGTCATGGGGCCAGCTCAGCACCACAGATAGCTGCAGCGTACACTTTCTATGCCCTGGCTGAGGACATCCGACTCATCTTCAAGAGATACGCACGCAGGAGGAATATTCTCGTTGGACACTCTTATGG AGTGTCGTTCTGTACATTCCTGGCCCACGAGTATCCAGACCAGGTCCACAAAATGGTGATGATAAATGGCGGAGGTCCCACAGCTCTGGAGCCCAGCCTCTGCTCCATCTTCAATCTGCCTACCTGTGTGCTTCACTGTCTCTCCCCGCTGCTGGCCTGGAGCTTTCTCAA GGCAGGCTTTGCTCGGCAGGGTGCCAAGGAGAAGCAGCTGCTCAAAGAGAACAATGCCTTCAACGTGTCGTCTTTCGTGCTGCGTGCCATGATGAGCGGGCAGTACTGGCCTGAGGGGGACGAGGTCTACCATGCTGAGCTCACAGTCCCCATCCTGCTGGTGCATGGCATGTACGACAAATTTGTCCCCATCGAAGAGGACCAGCGCATGGCAGAG ATCCTCCTGATGGCCTTTTTGAAGGTCCTGGATGACGGCAGCCACATGATCATGATGGAGTGTCCTGAGGCAGTGAACACACTCCTGCATGAGTTCTTCCTCTGGGAGCCTGAGACCCAGCCAAAGAAAGAGTCCAAAGCTCGTCCAGAGACTGCCAAAGCCCGACCTGACACCACCAAGACCACCTGTGAAACTGCCAAGGTCCGACCTGCGACTGCCCAGCACAACTCCTCAAACTGCGGTTCACAGGCAGACagcaagaccaaaaaataa